CTGAAAAACCTGCGACAAAGCGTATCCAGTCCGGTGGGTGTGCGATTCATTGTCAAGATTGTAGTATCAGCCAACTCTGTATCCCATTTACATTGAATGAAGCTGAATTGGATCAACTTGATCAGATTATCGAGCGAAAAAAACCGATCCAAAAAGGCCAAGAGCTTTTTAAAGCGGGTGATGAGTTACGATCTCTCTACGCGATTCGCTCGGGTACGATCAAAAGCTATACCATCACTGAGCAAGGCGATGAGCAGATTACAGCCTTTCATCTTGCCGGGGACTTAGTTGGGTTTGATGCGATTACCGACGATGCTCATCCTAGTTTCGCCCAAGCGCTCGAAACCTCGATGGTTTGCGAGATCCCTTACGAAATTCTTGATGACCTTTCAGGCAAAATGCCAAAGCTACGCCAACAGATCATGCGTCTAATGAGCAGTGAAATCAAAGGCGATCAAGAAATGATTCTGCTGCTGTCGAAGAAGAATGCGGAAGAGCGTTTGGCGGCATTTCTTTACAACCTTTCAACTCGTTTCTCTCAGCGCGGATTCAGCCCTCGTGAGTTCCGTTTGACTATGACACGTGGTGATATCGGCAACTACCTTGGTTTGACCGTTGAGACCATTAGCCGTCTTCTTGGGCGATTCCAAAAGTCTGAAATACTCAGTGTTAAGGGGAAATATATTACTATCCTCGATCACAGCGCATTAATGGAACTGGCTGGCGTCTCTAACGACTAATCCATTTTTAATGATGTAGCTCAGAGATGAGCTGCATCATACTTTTATGTAAAACCCTTCTAAACTCCTAATATTTATCTCTTTTCTAAGCTACAGTTACTTATATGGTTCTCCAACATGAGCGGGCTTAGATATGAGTATTTACAGTAAAATCCTTGTGGTTGCCGACATCAACAAAGATGAACAACCTGCACTGGCGCGAGCTGTACAATTAGCTAGAAAGAGTGTCTCGAAGAGTCATGTTACTTTCTTTCTATCCATCTACGATTTCTCCTATGACATGACATCTATGCTGTCTTTAGACGAGCGTGATGCGATGCGCCGCGGTGTTATCTATCAACGCGAGCAGTGGATGAGAAAAATTGCAAAGCCATATATTGATGAATCGATGACTTTTGATATCAAGGTGGTGTGGCATAATCGCCCTTATGAGGCCATCATCGCCGAAGTGTTTTCAGGCAGTCATGACATCGTAATTAAAGGGACGCGTAAGCACGATGTCCTTGAGTCGGTCATCTTTACACCAACAGATTGGCATTTGTTACGTAAGTGCCCTGTTCCTGTACTCTTGATTAAAAACGCCGATTGGCCAGAGCAAGCGAATATCATCGCATCAGTCAACGTGGGCTCGGATAACCCGACACATATCGAACTGAATAACATTATGGTTGAGCGGTTGCTGGAAATTTCATCCAGACTGGATGCACAAGCGTATTTGGTTAATGCTTATCCAGTAACACCTGCCAATA
This Vibrio navarrensis DNA region includes the following protein-coding sequences:
- a CDS encoding FNR family transcription factor → MISEKPATKRIQSGGCAIHCQDCSISQLCIPFTLNEAELDQLDQIIERKKPIQKGQELFKAGDELRSLYAIRSGTIKSYTITEQGDEQITAFHLAGDLVGFDAITDDAHPSFAQALETSMVCEIPYEILDDLSGKMPKLRQQIMRLMSSEIKGDQEMILLLSKKNAEERLAAFLYNLSTRFSQRGFSPREFRLTMTRGDIGNYLGLTVETISRLLGRFQKSEILSVKGKYITILDHSALMELAGVSND
- the uspE gene encoding universal stress protein UspE, translating into MSIYSKILVVADINKDEQPALARAVQLARKSVSKSHVTFFLSIYDFSYDMTSMLSLDERDAMRRGVIYQREQWMRKIAKPYIDESMTFDIKVVWHNRPYEAIIAEVFSGSHDIVIKGTRKHDVLESVIFTPTDWHLLRKCPVPVLLIKNADWPEQANIIASVNVGSDNPTHIELNNIMVERLLEISSRLDAQAYLVNAYPVTPANITIELPEFDPTTYTDAVRGHHLTSMKALRQQYGIDEEHTMVEQGLPEDIIPASADKLNAAMVILGTTGRTGLSAVFIGNTAEHVIDKINCDVLALKPKGYVSPLDPNIAS